From a single Brassica napus cultivar Da-Ae chromosome C9, Da-Ae, whole genome shotgun sequence genomic region:
- the LOC106400805 gene encoding homoserine kinase-like, protein MATLCFQSPSKPISYFHPKSKPSPPLSTKVSLFRCRASVQTIVAVEPEPVFTSVKTFAPATVANLGPGFDFLGCAVDGLGDHVTLRVDPSVRAGEVLISEITGTTTKLSTNPLRNCAGIAAIATMKMLGIRSVGLSLDLHKGLPLGSGLGSSAASAAAAAVAVNEIFGRKLGKGELVLAGLESEAKVSGYHADNIAPAIMGGFVLIRSYEPLDLKPLRFPEDKELFFVLVSPEFEAPTKKMRAALPTEIPMVHHVWNSSQAAALVAAVLEGDAAMLGKALSSDKVVEPTRAPLIPGMEAVKKAALEAGAFGCTISGAGPTAVAVVDAAEKGEEIGERMVEAFMRGGNLKAVACVKKLDKIGARLVSSISR, encoded by the coding sequence ATGGCGACTCTCTGCTTCCAATCTCCCTCCAAACCCATCTCCTACTTCCACCCCAAATCCAAACCCTCTCCGCCCCTTTCCACCAAAGTCTCCCTCTTTCGATGCAGAGCCTCCGTACAAACCATCGTCGCTGTCGAACCGGAGCCCGTCTTCACCTCCGTCAAGACTTTCGCCCCCGCCACCGTCGCTAACTTAGGACCCGGCTTCGACTTCCTAGGCTGCGCCGTCGACGGCCTCGGCGACCACGTGACTCTCCGCGTCGACCCCTCCGTCCGCGCCGGCGAGGTTTTGATCTCCGAGATCACCGGAACCACGACCAAGCTCAGCACGAACCCTCTCCGGAACTGCGCCGGCATCGCCGCCATCGCGACGATGAAGATGCTGGGGATCAGATCGGTCGGGCTGTCGCTGGATTTGCACAAGGGCCTCCCTTTAGGCAGCGGTTTGGGCTCGAGCGCCGCGAGCGCCGCGGCGGCGGCGGTGGCGGTTAACGAGATCTTCGGCCGGAAGCTAGGGAAGGGAGAGTTGGTTCTAGCCGGGTTGGAGTCGGAAGCGAAAGTCTCCGGTTATCACGCCGACAACATCGCGCCGGCGATCATGGGCGGTTTCGTCCTGATTAGGAGCTACGAGCCGCTTGATCTGAAGCCGTTGAGGTTCCCGGAGGATAAAGAGCTTTTCTTTGTCCTGGTGAGCCCCGAGTTCGAGGCTCCGACCAAGAAGATGAGAGCCGCGTTGCCTACCGAGATTCCCATGGTTCACCACGTCTGGAACAGTAGCCAGGCGGCGGCTTTGGTCGCGGCGGTGCTGGAAGGGGACGCGGCGATGCTCGGGAAGGCTTTGTCGTCGGATAAAGTCGTGGAGCCGACGAGGGCTCCGTTGATTCCCGGGATGGAGGCTGTGAAGAAGGCGGCTTTGGAAGCGGGGGCGTTTGGATGTACGATCAGTGGGGCTGGACCGACGGCTGTGGCCGTGGTTGATGCGGCGGAGAAAGGGGAGGAGATCGGTGAGAGGATGGTGGAGGCGTTTATGAGAGGTGGGAACTTGAAAGCTGTTGCTtgtgtgaagaagcttgataagattgGTGCTAGGCTTGTCAGTAGCATCTCCAGGTGA